CTTCAAATATTGAACATCATGACCATTGATATCCATTACAATAATTTCACTTTTATAAGCGATATATAATTTATTCCATGAGGCAGTTATAAGATTACAACCTTTTGCCATCTTCATGATGTTTTTGCAATGAAGTGTACTGGTACCATCTTTTTCCAGGAATAGAAGTTTTTTATTGTCAACTAATACAATAGCTTTACTTCCACCAGGAACTGCAGTGCTATCTGTTGGTGTGCCTGGAATTTTAATATCACTTATATGACCTCCAGcatcattaaataaaaacaccTTTGAGGATGAAAAAAGGTTCAATTCAACAACAAGAAGATGACCAGCGTCCGTTATTGATACACTGTATACAAATTTTTCAGTCTTTATTGACTCTCCAGGTGTTGCACAAATAGCTGATATTTTCATACCTTGCATCATGTTCACATTGTATGGTGTTGACTCCATATTTACTTTTCCAAAAAGTAATTCCATTTTAGAACACAATTCAACAGGATCAGTCAGTTCCATTTTCAACGAATATGCCTGCATGTTGTAAGACATTTCTTTCACTTGTAGGTCCCTTACGTTCTTGAAAGCTTTCAATCTTTGCAGTAACATAAATGCTTGTTTATCTGATCCGGTATTCAGTATGGAAGACATTTCGTCTAAGAACCAAGCTGCTTCTTTTCGTCCATCTTCTGCAACTGTTTTGTCTTTCATCAATTGATTGAGAACTTCTTTTTCTTGACTTTCAACATCCTTCAATAATGTTTTATCAATCATTTCCTCAAGATACCTAACTAGTTCTAGTCttatttcatcaattttcttttttgctgAAGAAACCTCGTTAGAAAATATCTGTTCAACTGTCTGCTTATTTGCAAGAATAGCACTGaaactttgtaaaatatttgtaatttctgtttgAATACTGTggaaattttgtgaattttttgtCCCATTGGAAGCAAGGTCGATAGGAACTATATCACTACATGTATTACATGAATGGTGTGAACCCAGACAAGCATCACATAACATAATATCATGTTTCTTGCAATAAAACTGTATTTCAACTGATGGGTGACTTATGCATGTTTCAGGTGTGTTGAgggttgttcctttgttttctgTAGCATATGAAGAAGAAGCATCATTTCTTATTTCTGTTAAATAATGATTTCTTGTGAGTTTTAAAGATTGATGATGTTGGACACACCCTGGACACAACTGTTCTTCACAAATAGTACACCATTTCACAGATGGATTCTTATTACCTCCTTCTAAGCAAGGTCCACATATTGCTGGCATGGCATGTCCCGCCATGAtttatatagtttgtttttacctgaaaaatataaaaaaaatctagtttATCACAAAGAAggcacaaaaataaaatgcaaatttaaaaaactagacgctcttaagagcctgtgtcgctcaccttggtctatatgcacatcaaacaaagaaaacagatCATCGGATggattcatgaaaaaattgtgttttggtgatggtgatgtgtttggtGCAACACAACAACCAGTTGTCAAATGCATCtgaaaaatttcagggcagatagatattgacttgataaatAATTCAACACCTTGTTAGATTTGCTCCAATTGCTTTGGTTTcaaagttataagccaaaatctacattttccccctatgttctatttatagcaatggtggccatcttggttggttggctgtgtcaccggacacattttttaacttagataccctaataatgattgtcGCTAAGTTTAGTTAAGTTTGGCCCataagtttcagaggagaagagttttgtaaaagattacaaaaatttggtaaaaaatgactataaagggcaataactccttcagGGGTCAAGTG
This is a stretch of genomic DNA from Mytilus trossulus isolate FHL-02 chromosome 6, PNRI_Mtr1.1.1.hap1, whole genome shotgun sequence. It encodes these proteins:
- the LOC134721487 gene encoding uncharacterized protein LOC134721487, with protein sequence MAGHAMPAICGPCLEGGNKNPSVKWCTICEEQLCPGCVQHHQSLKLTRNHYLTEIRNDASSSYATENKGTTLNTPETCISHPSVEIQFYCKKHDIMLCDACLGSHHSCNTCSDIVPIDLASNGTKNSQNFHSIQTEITNILQSFSAILANKQTVEQIFSNEVSSAKKKIDEIRLELVRYLEEMIDKTLLKDVESQEKEVLNQLMKDKTVAEDGRKEAAWFLDEMSSILNTGSDKQAFMLLQRLKAFKNVRDLQVKEMSYNMQAYSLKMELTDPVELCSKMELLFGKVNMESTPYNVNMMQGMKISAICATPGESIKTEKFVYSVSITDAGHLLVVELNLFSSSKVFLFNDAGGHISDIKIPGTPTDSTAVPGGSKAIVLVDNKKLLFLEKDGTSTLHCKNIMKMAKGCNLITASWNKLYIAYKSEIIVMDINGHDVQYLKTLKMHDLQIQAFSVGRDDEVYYAIADRLYCMKDYGEEVCLYQTQDLKEVSGIVLDTEGNVYICGKKSNNIHVLKQKDSSAQVLLREGDGLQRPNGICFDKFRNKLFVYYESSYDPIQVYNVTM